The DNA window TTGTTATTTACAAATTTTAAATCTACATTCGTATTTTTTCGTATTTTCGCTTCGATTCCAGGCTCTAAATAATCTGGAATTTTACCTTGCGAGTGTCGTTCTAATATTTCAAAATTCGTTTGTAAAATGACGCTATAGATTACAGAAGCAACAAAATCTGCACTCTCATCATTTACGTCGAGCTCTACATCTTTTAATCGTTCCAATAGAGAAAAAACTTCACCATTTCCAATGACTTGTTCATTTAAAGTAGAAACGATGTTCTCTAAATCATTTGTACTAATCGGTATTTCCTCTATATCAAATGCAAGTCGTTCTAATTCAAATACAGAAGAATCTACAGCCACCGTCTCAATTGGATTTGGTGAAAGTAACCCAACTTGAGAAACGATATTAGCAAGAGTGTCCTCCTTATTCAATTGAGTCTTTTGTTCAATTAAATTATTCACTTCTGGATTCATACTAAATTGCAAGGGTATATGAATGGAAGGAGTCGACTCCCAAAATGTATACCAATGCTTGTCCAATTCCATTAGATATTGATCAACAGTAGCTTCCACATCAAACGTAAACCATTCTGGAAGTAATGTCAGATCTGAATCGTTTCCAGTTAAAAGAATGGGTTTTTCTTTCCATTCCAAAATTTTCGTATTTAATAAAGATACTATTTCATCTTTCTTTAGCAATTCCACTTCTTGTCCACCAATTGTAGAAATAGGTACCCCACTCTCTGCTTTCGTAAACTGTTGCAAAGTAGTGAAATTATTACTAGACCATAAATAAAAAAGAAAAAATGTTAATATTAGTAGTATAGAAGTTTTCCAAATAACTTTCACAATGCATAACTCCTTCAAATATATAGGCCAAAATAACTCTAATCGCGTTAACTAAATTCCAATTAATGTATATAAACAAAGTATAATATCTCATTCAAGGGAATTGTACATATTACTTTAGAAACACCATTTTCTAAAACCTTTAAATCAACTAATAACAATTGATTCTTTATACTTATTTATATATGATTAAACTACCAATTACAAGACTAAAAAAGTAGGTTATATAAATTTAATTCCATCTTAACATAGCTTCTTCCAAGGCATACAATTAATATAAGAATTGAGAATTATACATTTAATAGGAGAAGCACTTTTCCAATAGATTTTAGAGAGGAAAT is part of the Psychrobacillus sp. FSL H8-0483 genome and encodes:
- a CDS encoding VanW family protein, which encodes MKVIWKTSILLILTFFLFYLWSSNNFTTLQQFTKAESGVPISTIGGQEVELLKKDEIVSLLNTKILEWKEKPILLTGNDSDLTLLPEWFTFDVEATVDQYLMELDKHWYTFWESTPSIHIPLQFSMNPEVNNLIEQKTQLNKEDTLANIVSQVGLLSPNPIETVAVDSSVFELERLAFDIEEIPISTNDLENIVSTLNEQVIGNGEVFSLLERLKDVELDVNDESADFVASVIYSVILQTNFEILERHSQGKIPDYLEPGIEAKIRKNTNVDLKFVNNNDAPATLKVQIKGPSLLVEIYTLPLETTATYRVTDRVEIKPRTIYRYSDDLKVGDEKLVQEGKPGLRVSVYRTISEKSGPFEKEELISKDFYPPVHRIVLKSSLVPETPTVTDSDLEMDLNGDGLPDVETPTTTPTTPMEEDETHVENPPEVDESTVLPKGSYYDKAGNIIVPESK